The Epinephelus lanceolatus isolate andai-2023 chromosome 19, ASM4190304v1, whole genome shotgun sequence DNA segment CTTGACATTCACATTTTCCATTATTGTAAACAAATGAGTTTCTAGTTGAGATGTCTTTCGGAAATGTGTTAAAACGGTTTACAAATGGCATGAAAATACAATTGAGATTGAAGAGCTTTTGACCCTATCGATCTCTGTAGAGTTCTACATGATGACTCAGGTCTGACTCATGTTCAGACCGACTTCATGCGTCAGTTTTGATATTCAGCAACCAGGTGGTTCTCTCTGAGTTATACAGGAGTGACATTTTAAAAGGACGGTACACACAGTTGTTACACAGACTCTTATTGGATCCTATCATATCTGAAACTAAACCAATACGATTTGGAGTTGGCGTCAAAGGAGTCTTTTTGATTTGAGATGCGGAGCAGTCCTACAGGACATGCTAAAGGTGCATGTTGTCCCATAACGCCACACAATGCTGAAGTTACAATGCGTAGCATCCACATTGCACCCATTTCCCTCGTTGCTCACATGTCCACGAACACCATGAAGCACCACCCGAGCCCCCCCACCAGAAACATGGTGATCTGCATGCTGTAGATGATGAGGTCGTTAAGCACCCCAAAGTCCAGGCGCCGGTGCCCTAACAAAAGCAGAATGACAGACAGCTTGTACTGCAGCCTCAGGAGCACGCGCACGCTGACGTACTGCAGGAAGAAGAGAGTGGAGAGCGCCACCCAGAGCAGGGAGGTCAGCAGGCTGCAGCCGAAGTAGAGCAGAAAACGGAGGAAGCTGTACATGCAGCGCGAGCGCAGGTAGAGGTCAAAGTTATTGTACTTGGTGCGCACTAGCTTGGACGCATGCGTCGACCCACAGGCCGAGTGCATGCAGGTGGTGTGGGGGCCATGGAAGCTGCGCACCCGCCGTGGGATGGGGATCACAGGCATGGGTGGGCTACTGGAGCCCAGCACAGTGCACAGGAATCCCAGTTACAGGTGGAGTCCTCTGTGAGTGCTGCGCCTTGGGTGGCAGTTGGCTTCATTTGGTTGTGGAGCAAAGAGTGGCTCTTACAGGAGCCCGGGGATGAGATGTAGCTGCTGGTggtgtctgtctgctgtaaaCTCCAGTCAGCAACGTTTTCTCCTTTGGATGGAACAGAAATGACAGTTACTGCATGTTTGATGGTAGATTTTCAaaacgcacatgcacacattacAGCTGATCTAATGTAAGACATACAGGCCTGTGCATGCTTCATTCTCTTATGCTGCACACACAGGTTTCATGTCTGTGCATAAGGCTATCAATGATGCCTATATGGCTAAATCATAGCTAGCTCACACTATCTCCTGCCCAAACAGGTCTTTTCATCCATATTCTGGTCTAGAAATAAGTGATCGTGCAGAGCCAATGGTAGTCTTACATGCAACACTACGACGTCTTCCTCCTCACCAAAGAAAGCTGCTGTCTGAGTCTCAGACGACAGGAGCATTGTATCACATTATAAACAATTGGttgaaacataaacacacaggatatgttttgtttttcttccacgATGCGCTGTTTAAAGGCAGCGGAGACGAAGCAGCGACAGTGAACCGGTGTTGCTACAGCCGACGTCCGGTCGCAAAATATACGAGTCATCCTGCTGTGACGTCACAGCCGAGTTAAAGGGGAAGTGCTCCTGGAGAGGGTGTTCACTCTGCAGGACAGTATAAACAGCCATGTATTCAGCAAACATCACGCGGGGATTaatattgtatttgtgtgtgtaactTTGACAAAGTACATCAGGAAGATGATCTCAGTTTTTTGGCTCGCCACTGTCCTAAAACTAAGGGAAGGTAAAAGTCAAGTTTCACAAACACTTGACCTGTAGACTGATATAAGTTACCTGCTAGGGGCGTAGGTGGCATTTcaacagtgtatgtgtgtgtgtgtgtgtgtgtgttgtgtgtgtgtgtgtgtgtgtggggggggggggctataAAGTGGGGTCAGGaaaatttcctgcattctgatcAATTTTTTAGGCACCAATTTCTGCCTTTCCTGCCCAAACaattttttaataatatttttcgATGTAACAAAAATTGATTAATGGATATATTCAATGGGGGTCCTCTGCAGGAaaattctggtgaatttttgggcactaatttgtgtcttttctgcatcagtttatggtttAGATCTCTTtaaatttgtcaaaataaaattccTTTGCAACCGTCATATTTCTATAGGGGGAGGGGGACTTGACACATTCTAAATACTGACAGAAAAGGCGTCCCCTGCTGCATTCCTCCCACgcatgaaaaaacaaataaacaaacccaAAAAATTGTTTATATTCTTTggtgtgacaaaaaaaatggacaCATTAAATGGGGGCGTTGCAGGAAAATGTCctacattttggtgattttttaggcaccaatttttgacttttctgcatcaatttatgatATGGATGTCTTAaatcttgtcaaaataaaatttcCTTGCTACTTTCATATAACTATGGGGGGCCTTGACATAAAAATTTTGATAAGCAAGATGTCATCTGCTGTGACCCCctgcccccccaaaaaatcaaacaaacaaccaatagtatttttttattttttttatttatttatttttttatggacACATTAAATGGGGGCTTTGAGGGTCCTCTGCAGGAAAACTTCctacattttggtgaatttttaggcaccaatttttgacttttctgcatcaacatacagtgtaaatgtcttttattttgtcaaaattaaattcCTTTGCTACTGTCATATTTCTGTGGATGGGGCACTTatcatgttctaaatattgacaGGGAAGGTAACCTCTgctatgcccccccccccagtcccaaacaaacaactaaacaaacaaaaaactgtttatatttttgGGTGCAACAAAAAATGGGGGCTTTGGGGGACCTCTGCAGGAAAATTTCCTTCATTTTGGTGAATTTTTAGGCACCAATTTTTGCcctttctgcatcagtttatgatTTTGATGTCTTTAATTCTGTCAAAATGAGATTCCCTTGCTTCTTTTGTATCCCCCATtcataaaaagaagaaaaaatctaaacaaagaaaaaaagaaagtttatatttttgggtgaaccaaaaaattattaaaaatgatttcCTATGTAAAAAATTACTAGGATCAtatatagaaaaaaacaaaacaaagaaaaagcacGCTGTTGCATTACTTTCTTCTTGTGTCTTGAGTGCTGGGTGACATTTCCTCTTCCTTCCATGTTAGAAAGACTCGGACAGCAAAGGTCATGTGTGCAACTGTAGTCATGTGTCTATAAACCTCATACAAGGTTGCACAGCGTGTCCACCCACACAGAAGTGTGTGAAGCCTCTCACTTGGTATATCAAGTAACCTTCAGCAAGCAGATTTATGGGCTGACCGAATGATTACATCCCAGCTATCTGTCAGCAAGCCAGATGGCTGCAGGTGATGATAAATCTTAATAaatacattgtgttttttttttttaaaaaaagtttattacAGTTGTTAATAGCGTGCCGgatcactttactgtaaattTAAAGGTGTATTATGCAAACTtagaaaaacaaaccttataATATTTAATCAAACATACATAAAGCTGTCACTGAGACTGACTATATTAATCCATGTACTGTGCTTTCACATTATGATTGAGTTTAGTAATAAAATCCATAGCATAATAATTTGAGTGGCAGCCAAAGTCTGAAGTCAGCTCTGGCcatacaaattaaaaatatttattagaaTGGAGAGTATTTTTTTTGACCACAAGAGAGCGCTCAGTATTAACAACTTATCTAAACATCTTTTACAGGGTTAATAACCTCACACCTCAGGGCGCCACAGTGGTCTGGAGATTGAGTCCTGGTTCACCAATAACCAGCTCATTATATCTTATCTACTCTCATTAAAAGTAGTGCTTCAAGTGTCATCTGTTACCCCAGTCAACACTAAAGCAATGATATAAGTCTGTTGGCCGGAGAAAACTTTGCAGCCTTGAGCCATTGCACTCACCACCAGCCCTCTATATTGAGTGTAttgtcagaaaaaatgttgcacgATCATCTTAAGTGGCATATTTTTCTCCAGCATTCTCCATAAATGCTTTCTGATAGAGTCTTTAAAGCTCAGGGTCAGGCCAGTACATGTCACTGCATTCACTGCTCCCTTTCATTTGCTCATGTAATCTTATTGCCTTTGTATGCACTTTGGCTTATTAATGCCATTACTGTGACAAACAACCTTAAACCAAGTCTTGCTTTAGAGAATAAAGTGAGAAGACTCTTCATTTCCAACATTAATAGACAGATGTTACATAAGGACATTTATCAAAGGAGGCTTGAACATAAACTATGGCCTTAACTATATGGTATTCATTTTAAAGTACAAACTATAAAATCCATCCATGTGTTATTTCATCAGAGTTTATTCATGCTGACTGTTTGTTAACTTTATACTATCCAACCACACACCAACAACAGTTTACATCACAAATCAGTTCCTCAAGTGTTTGTGAACTGCAGTATGGTTTTACtcttaaaaagcaaacataactCACTAAATTGGATGCCCCAAAAACTTTTGAAACTCAATTTCTCACAAAGTAGATACAGCTCAACCCTGTAATTTTAAACTCACAAAATACTCCCATATCCTGCAAATTATTATCACACCCATTTGGCAGTAACTTCATCCAGACACTTCCATCCAGCaggaattttttttcttatctttgcTTTGAATTGGATTCTTTGGATCACTTTGGGACCAGAACCTGCCGTGCAGGTTGTTGAGCTTCTTGTCCCAGCTGAGTTGATTCCATTTGGCAAGAAACTTTTCTGCCTATCTTCCTTCGTACCTCCCTAGAGAGGCGTTCTTATAATGGCTTGCACTATTTTCTGGTTGGAAGATTAATGGTGgtcatttaagaaaaaaaaaataccttgaGGGTTATCCTTGCTTGTCGGGAAGGGAAGAACTAGATTTCTCTCTCAGGGATAAATAATGTTGGCCCAGTAGGAAAGTACTCAGGTTGATAAAGGACAAGTCATCAGGATGATTTCCATGTAAGTTCACATTTATGTTGGCCAACTGATAAGCAAGCATGAGTattacaaatatacaaatatggAGCTATTTCAGCAGTTGAAGGCAAATCTTAAAAACCTTCTAGGTCAGAGGAAACATTGAAGGATACTTGACTTAACAATCTCTCTCTCCTAGTGGAGGACAGGACATCCACAATTCTTCTTCACTGCTCTGGGCTGCTTTCTCCAGTGCCATCCAGCTGTACTTTATTTCCTATGCCTTTATGTCTTTTAACTTCCAGCAACAGGCGTAGATTTCAGGAggatgcaggggacatgtccccttaGTATTTACAACACATGAGTTTGTCCCCCATCctccattaaaaacacaaaagtagcACTTCTATATTGACGAGATGAAAGACAGTTCCACCTTGAAATGATGCAGAAAGCAAGTATTACCAATTCgatgctcaaaatttcctgGGGGAGCCCCCCAAaccctgtttcatatgtgtgtcCCCCCAGTATTGAAACGAAACCTATGCCCTTGCCATCAGCTGTTTCTGGGTCTCCCTCATTTTCTCCTCCCTTGTGAGTTCCATAAATTGGGTTCCAATAAACGTCAAAGGAAATGTTGCAGTTAATTTGGTTACACTTTGACTGTCACGGCGCGCAAGTCGAAGTGTACACTCTGTAAAATCCTGTCAAACCTGATGAGGACACAACCTACAGTTGTCCAACACAGATCagctgtttctttttaatgagTCTAAATCACACGAGTTGGCCTATTTACAAGGCTCAGTGATCAAACAGAACAGAGGAACACTTGAATTTAGCTGTCATGCCAAGTTGGTGTTTTACAATGGGAGATCAGATTTAATCTGCTGTGCCCACAGGCTGAAACAAGTTTTTCAAATTCATATCTATCAATGTCAGccattttttgctgtttttatattgttttctaTTGTCTAAAACATTCCAGTGCATTATCATGTATTCTTGAGAAGCATTTGGATGTTGGCCTGGGAATTGAGCACACCagagaaaacattttgattttcctACCACTGGAGGGCGCTGTTTGTTCAGGTTTCACGCAGACTGCTTTCAATTTCACTGCTCATGAGGAACAGCACATTCAAGGGCATGGCACCAGGATATCTTTCTTCCTCCTTAGATAGGCGTATTTGAACAAAATCCAGCTCCTACATTAGTGCCGTCTTTGATAAATGGACACATGCAGCACCATTACAGCTGCGAATGTCTCTAAAGTAGTGCCAAGTTTCGATGTTGCCTTTCCCCTACATCTGGTTAATAACTGCATCCAAGCTGAGGAGGCTCCTCTGTCTCGTACCATTATCAAGAAAAACGATGTCAATAAAGTGGATGCTTGTGATTTAGGCATCCAAGTGCCCTTGTAAAGGATGTATACTGGTTCTAATCATGCATTATGGCAATATTATTGACTCATATTTTTCTCTTCCAAAACACGAAGACCTTTGGAGTATTGCCTCATCTTCCCGAAAGTTGGAGGCTGGTCAGGGAGGGGGGAGCGGCTCCTGAGCAGGTTTAAGTTTCTTTTCGAGTTTGAAAGCAACTGAAGAATGGtgcttttaaaatgtcattgcCAAGGCTACTTCTTCATTCACTGACAAACTGCAGAAGGCCGAATCCACTCTGAACTCGTAGCCTTGTGTAGTGGCAATTGCAATCCACCCTCCGCCCCCCTGAAACCTTTGCCAATACATTGCCATCATGACCCAAAGAGTGTCTAGAGTAAGCAAGATTAAAGGGGCAACATGTCAAAATCCTCTTTGACTCCTCCAAATACACTTGGGCTAAATCAATTAATTCATTAACTAAGTAGAGGTCACAGCCAATAGTTGAGCTAAGACAAATTAAATCAATTAGTCGGGCTAATAAGATGAGGAAGACTTTAATTAGTGAAAGTTTAATCAAAGCCATGTTCGGGCTCTGCAGCGATATGAAGCAGCTCAATGGATCGCCTATAGAAAGATCCATTAAGCCTGTCAGACCAAACTTTGGCCACATATATGAGAAAATATGCTTGTGCCTGCTTTTATGTGCTTATATGTCAGTTATGTTGTAGTAAGAGGAATTTCTGCCTGCTTTTGTTTGATTCTAAAGAATGAAATGGACATGTCTGAGCATGTTTTCTGTTGAGGAAGCAAATTATTCGTCAAAAACGTATTTAAGAAAAGCAAAATGGATAAAACTGAAAGATGAGAAAAGGCCCTAACTCTGATCCACTTCCAGGACATTTAGGTGTGCGGAGGATGCCAAGCCTCGGAGAGCAAATTAAGTACCCAATTAAACTAATTAAAATAAACCACGATGCAGGCAGTCGGGTCACACAGTTGCGTCCAAGTTTCTTTGCTATATAAAGTTGAATTATTAAGGAAGTAGCCTCAAGCTTATTCAGACACCCTCAATCTTCCTCAGTGTTTCTTCTTGTGGTCTCATCATctcttgtgcatgtgtgtctgttaagtgcatgcatctgtgtgtgtgtgtgtgtgtgtgtgtgtgtgtttcataatCCTGTCAAGCCATCTGTTGTCATTAAAACCTGCTCCTGTTGCAGCATAGATCCCAAGTATTCATCTGGCCAGATGTTACTTTGAACTATTGTGACTCAAAGTTTTCGCCGGTTGTTTTGCACAAACCTCAACAACTTTGAACCAGCCAAATGTGTTAAGCTGAAAAGTTCACAAAGGTCCGAAGGGGTTTCTGTAGTACAATTAGAGGAGTTACACCTTGGGGAAATGCATTTTCATTTCAATAATGCCTGCAGATGTAGCATAaagtattaaataaaacagacattgATACAGATCTTTCCCTTTTGGTCCgtcttgtctctctttcttgtCCCCCGCATGCGGCTGGATTGGGCCCGGCTAGTGTTAATCCTTGGCATAAGGGGGCTAGGCTGGATTATCGACTGATGTGAAAACATCTGCATGCGTGGATGAGAGGGCTGTGAAGCTGCATTTGAATTTTCAAGACGTCACATATCATGAAGATCGTCACCAGATCTTTTAATGGGTGTCCTCTGTCAACCTGCCATATTGGCACATAAAGGAATATGTAATTCttacaactttttaaaaaaaaaaaaaaaaaaaaaagttaaaagcatttgcaacaaataataaaacagtttttacgGCTACATTTAAAGTCAGCTATGTTTAAAGATTGTACACTTGTACATTTGTATCAGGATATTTtaactctctttttttaacttcaCTTTACTGCCAGTTTGccagcacacacagctgttggAAAATCTGTTCCTCTTCTTGCTCATCATGAGCCCCAATAAGACCGAGGCCTGGGTTTTATGTTTTGCATATTTTGCATACAGACCTATTTCTATCTGCACAGAGCCATTAATATGCAGGGATGATTTAGAGGGCAGGGGAGACTGGAAGGATTAGGCCTGATTCAGTCCTCACTGGGGGGAGTTTGAGGAAGGAGGAGGTTTACATCAACAAGCCCTGATTTACGTCGGTGAACAGATGGCGGAGAAATTGCTCTGTTTGGAAAAGATGTGCAATTTATTTCAGTTGATATTgtagggagggagagagagagggctgaGATGAGGTTACTGTAAAACTGGCAGGGTGAACTTTAATCTGATTGTAAAGCGAAAAGCAGGTGATGCCGGAGGCTTTTTTGAAGTATTGTGCAAGGTTTTTAGTTTAACATAAATCATGATAGTCCCAAGTGCAGTGAGAGCATATTccagaatttcttttttttaaggaaactATCAATTttggttcagaaaaaaaaaaaagctgcagcaaGACCTGAATATCGATCCGCGTTTAGGGGCTGAAaaactgcaggaaacacagccatAGGATATGACAACCCACCCATTTTTTTTAGGAAACTCTATCAACTTTGGGTCAGAAAATGGTTCATGTTTCAGCTTGATATttccacttttcatggcacagtcatggcaggaaaaacagcgatgtctctgtaaaaaaaaccaGTCGCTTTTCGTGCTACTATCCCTACTGGAAGAACAGCGTTGGTCGCTTAAAACACACGTTTGGGGGCTGGAAAGATGCAGGAAAGGGTGACGGGTCCCCAAAGAACATCCACATTTAGTGCCTAAAAAACGCCTACGTTTGGTGCGTAaaaaactgctggaaacacagcaataactCATCAAATCATGACCGGTTTTGTTCGTCTTGAACCatggtctgcagtggtctgcagcttggcaagtGTCCCACCAAGGTGATGCCAGAGACAGCTGGACCACTGTCCATCACATCTATGGAACACATAGCAACCAATGCACCTATTCCAACTGTTTAAGGATCCTTTTTCTTTGCTCTTCTAGCAGAGCGCTAAAGGCTGGCACAATGTTTACTGTTCATGCAAACTCACAGCTTTCTGCAGAGGGATAGGTTACAGCGGAGGAAGTAGGTTTACTctattccagtggctttttggaTGATAGATAGGTATACTGTTGGTGGCCAAAagaagaggtgggtataccccaTATATCTGCGTCTAACCTCCATTGCTCCACTGCTTGCTGCCTTTTGGCAAATTTCAGATGAAAAATATGGCACTTGTGTGAACCATTTTGATTCAAAGACTCTGAAGAAGGGGTTAACGCTTTTGTTACTGTTTGCTTCCGCTTGAAATGTGGCAGTGTAGGGATTTGCAGAATCACTTCACCTACTTTAAATGTATGTTGAGATGGGAAAAACGAAGAGGTCAAAACTCCTGTACACTTGAATGAACGTTTGTAGTAAACAGAACAGCTTTCTTGTCAGACCAACCTCTTTTGACCTTTTCAGGCTATTTAATTAACCTGTAAACTAACGCTGCAATTTCATCACATTTGCTCCTCTGTTCAGCACATCTCACTTACTGCACCATGATATGATGTGATGCCGTGATACTTGCATGTCTACGTGTAACAATAAGCACTTAAAATCTTGGTAAAGGCTCTCTATGAGGGTTTGGTTTCTGAACTGTCAGCTTCTTGTTATCCCACTTAAGTTTGGCCTGTCCACCCCACAGTGTCTGGAACAACACCTCTGATGTAAACACTTGTCAATTAAGGATCCATAGACTACCATTACATCAAATAAGTGGAAACATGATACAGTTAGCGCATACTAGATCTGATCAATATAGCCCACTGCCACTTCCCATCTAGAGAGTTTTACTATATAATTGATTTATGGAGATTCAGCCTGCAGAAACATATTGATCCACATGGAGCAGTTTTGATGGAATATGGTGATTCAGTATTTTCATGATTAACATGAACGAGTGCTCCCAAAtgtcaaattttgcacaaagtTATTTGTGACTCCAAAACAGGCAGTTCTTCATGTTATTGTATCATAAAGTGAACGGATCAAAGGCCTGTTGATTTTAACAAGcgtgcagagagagaaaggtcAATGCTAACGAGAGTCCCTCAGTGAAGGGCGTGCCAATACAGGCAGTTAAAACTGAGATGAGTTAGAAACCCAGGGTGTGAGATAGGACTGGATGTCAGtccgtgtttgtgtgtttggacaCACAAATAAGGAGCGCAAGTGAAAGGATACCAGTGAGGTAAAGCTTGAACCACTAGCCGCCATTAGCCTGATTGGCCTGAGAGGTCAGCAGGGGTCAATTGATGGGTCAATCACATTGTCGATTTGATGACCCACCCATATTGGTTTGGCAAATAGAGGGCTGGACGCTGGACACACTCGCGCTCCCTCCCTTCGTCTGAGTTATTGTGCACGCCGGGGCTACGTTACATTAACACAGAAAAATCTATCCGATCACTTATGCTGATTTACGCCGAGACTGCACTGCCCTGTCAACCCTCTTGACCAGCTCAAGAGtacatttttaatgcaggaaGATTTATGCTGCAAATTACTGCACAGTGGTAAAATACGAGTGTATGAGATCTGACATCtgagcagtgtgtttgtgttagatTTTTTCAAACCAGACTCAGACAGAAATCTGATATTTTGTGTGTGATATCTCTATCATCTCTTATATAAAACAATCTCACTTTACTTCTTTCTAACAACATGTATAACTGTTGTCTCTCAACGTCTTTTTACTATGTATCAATTACTGTCATCAATTTTAAAAAGGCCAGACCTACATGTGATTTGAACCAAAACG contains these protein-coding regions:
- the tmem250 gene encoding transmembrane protein 250, translating into MPVIPIPRRVRSFHGPHTTCMHSACGSTHASKLVRTKYNNFDLYLRSRCMYSFLRFLLYFGCSLLTSLLWVALSTLFFLQYVSVRVLLRLQYKLSVILLLLGHRRLDFGVLNDLIIYSMQITMFLVGGLGWCFMVFVDM